One Novipirellula galeiformis DNA segment encodes these proteins:
- a CDS encoding thioredoxin domain-containing protein: MVVFAYDFLGACVIVNRLAKSLSPYLLQHQNNPVDWFPWGEEAFQKARQSDVPVFLSIGYAACHWCHVMEHESFENPSIAAYLNDHFVSIKVDREERPDLDQIYMNALQLMTGRGGWPMSVFLNHDKQPFYAGTYWPAAAKFGMPGFPQVLDALSHAWKNRRSEVEGHATQVTSSLGQLAIGVDAPASTLPAESVIVDATAHLLEVLDPTDGGFGGAPKFPHATDLDLLLRRGLTTGNAKLIAAAELTLDAMARGGIRDHIGGGFARYSVDGKWLVPHFEKMLYDNALLAEIYVRAFQVTGHDRHALVAKEILDYLEREMIDPSGGFHCSEDADSEGVEGKYYVWTPQEVIEVLGHERGERFCRVYDICETGNFEGANIPNLPKSIAAWAEAWSEPDLASDLALDCQRLRDARLGRVRPGRDDKIVAAWNALAIRAFAVAGAVLNCPRYIEVAETSATFMFDHMMSEDGRLYHAFRQGQSHLDAYVDDYAYTIDALLALFEASGRARWVGRATQLADDMIAHFEDSDAGGFFYTADDAEKLIARTKDWHDGSLVSGNAAATMALLKLSRLIGSDAYREAAQRTLKLADSILKTQAAACGALLSALDRCLHDEEQWVLAVPDLETMHEWRVRFVGRFRPHVTLSWVIGQAPESGPVASLNRKRSVMDGEPTLYRCRNFTCDRPVIGAEAAELLGQA; the protein is encoded by the coding sequence ATGGTTGTGTTTGCTTACGACTTTCTAGGGGCTTGTGTCATCGTGAACCGTCTTGCCAAATCGTTAAGCCCCTATTTGTTGCAGCACCAAAACAATCCGGTGGATTGGTTCCCTTGGGGAGAGGAAGCGTTTCAAAAAGCACGTCAGAGCGACGTGCCCGTTTTCTTGTCCATTGGCTATGCGGCCTGTCATTGGTGTCACGTGATGGAGCACGAGAGCTTTGAAAACCCTTCGATCGCCGCGTACTTGAACGATCATTTTGTGTCGATCAAGGTGGATCGTGAAGAACGCCCCGATCTCGACCAAATCTATATGAACGCGCTCCAGTTGATGACTGGACGCGGCGGTTGGCCGATGAGTGTGTTTTTGAACCACGACAAGCAACCGTTCTATGCGGGAACGTATTGGCCGGCGGCGGCGAAGTTTGGCATGCCTGGATTTCCGCAAGTGCTCGATGCGTTGTCCCACGCCTGGAAAAACCGCCGCAGCGAGGTCGAGGGACACGCCACCCAAGTCACTTCGTCGCTGGGCCAATTAGCGATCGGCGTGGACGCGCCCGCCTCGACGCTACCTGCGGAATCGGTGATTGTCGATGCGACCGCGCATTTGTTAGAGGTGCTTGATCCGACCGATGGTGGTTTTGGGGGCGCCCCTAAGTTTCCACACGCGACCGACCTCGATCTGTTGTTGCGTCGCGGTTTGACGACGGGGAACGCCAAGTTGATCGCGGCGGCGGAGTTGACACTCGATGCAATGGCGCGAGGCGGTATTCGAGATCATATCGGTGGTGGTTTTGCACGTTACAGCGTGGATGGGAAGTGGTTGGTTCCACACTTCGAAAAAATGCTGTACGACAACGCGCTGCTCGCGGAGATTTACGTGCGCGCGTTTCAGGTCACGGGGCACGATCGACATGCACTCGTCGCCAAAGAAATTTTAGATTACTTGGAACGCGAAATGATCGATCCGTCGGGCGGTTTTCATTGCAGCGAGGATGCGGATAGCGAAGGAGTCGAAGGCAAGTACTACGTTTGGACGCCCCAGGAAGTCATCGAGGTTCTCGGCCACGAACGTGGCGAACGCTTTTGCCGCGTTTATGACATCTGCGAAACGGGGAACTTCGAAGGGGCCAACATTCCCAACTTGCCAAAATCGATTGCCGCTTGGGCCGAAGCGTGGTCGGAGCCCGATTTGGCATCCGATTTGGCGCTCGATTGCCAGCGTCTGCGCGATGCACGACTCGGTCGGGTGCGACCGGGACGCGACGATAAAATCGTGGCGGCCTGGAACGCATTGGCGATACGCGCGTTCGCGGTTGCCGGAGCGGTGTTGAATTGTCCTCGTTACATTGAGGTTGCCGAAACGTCCGCAACATTCATGTTCGATCATATGATGTCGGAAGACGGACGGCTCTATCATGCGTTTCGCCAAGGGCAATCCCATCTGGATGCGTACGTTGACGACTATGCGTATACGATCGACGCGTTGCTGGCGCTGTTCGAAGCTAGCGGTCGCGCCCGCTGGGTCGGCCGGGCAACCCAGTTGGCGGATGACATGATTGCCCACTTCGAAGACTCCGACGCGGGTGGCTTTTTCTATACCGCCGATGATGCCGAGAAGTTGATTGCACGAACCAAAGATTGGCACGATGGTAGTTTGGTCAGCGGAAATGCGGCGGCGACAATGGCTCTGTTAAAACTCTCTCGTTTGATCGGTTCGGATGCCTATCGCGAGGCGGCCCAGCGGACGTTGAAGTTGGCCGATTCGATCTTGAAAACGCAAGCGGCCGCTTGCGGAGCGTTGCTCTCGGCGCTGGATCGTTGTTTGCACGATGAGGAGCAGTGGGTGTTAGCGGTCCCTGATCTTGAGACGATGCATGAGTGGCGAGTGCGATTTGTCGGTCGTTTTCGGCCGCACGTCACCTTGTCGTGGGTGATCGGGCAAGC
- the lptB gene encoding LPS export ABC transporter ATP-binding protein produces MEANSEHQPILQAVDLQKTYGRRRVVDGVNLHVDKAEIVGLLGPNGAGKSTSFRMICGMVEPDRGCVYLEGQDVTDWPMFRRARDGHMGYLPQEPSVFKKLTVEQNISALLELLGMDRAARKHRTQQLLEEFNITHIRKSRAAGLSGGERRRLEIARCLVSNPKIVMLDEPFAGIDPVTVQSIQGVIKQLRDSGISVLITDHAAREILGTVDRCYVIYQGQVLIDGSPEEVKEHPKVREEYLGDLDAAASSPSQRAQNLSREIPPAATSDSGHPTVPRPHFRNPGDQVRKPTRSVTDV; encoded by the coding sequence ATGGAAGCGAACTCCGAACATCAACCGATTCTGCAAGCGGTTGATTTGCAGAAGACTTATGGGCGTCGCCGCGTCGTCGATGGAGTGAACCTGCATGTCGACAAGGCGGAGATTGTCGGTTTGTTGGGCCCTAACGGTGCCGGAAAGTCGACTAGTTTTCGCATGATTTGTGGGATGGTTGAACCGGATCGCGGATGTGTGTACTTGGAAGGCCAAGACGTCACCGATTGGCCGATGTTCCGCCGCGCTCGAGATGGGCACATGGGCTATTTGCCGCAAGAACCGAGCGTGTTTAAGAAGTTAACCGTCGAGCAGAATATTTCGGCATTGTTGGAATTGTTGGGGATGGACCGTGCGGCACGAAAGCATCGGACGCAACAATTGCTCGAAGAATTCAATATTACCCATATTCGAAAAAGTCGCGCTGCGGGGCTTAGCGGTGGCGAACGCCGTCGTTTGGAGATCGCCCGTTGTTTGGTCTCCAATCCGAAAATCGTAATGCTCGATGAGCCCTTTGCGGGGATCGATCCGGTCACGGTCCAGTCCATCCAAGGCGTGATCAAACAACTTCGTGACAGTGGGATCAGCGTTTTGATCACGGATCATGCCGCGCGAGAAATCCTGGGGACGGTCGATCGATGTTACGTGATCTACCAAGGCCAAGTCTTGATCGATGGAAGTCCCGAAGAGGTGAAGGAGCATCCCAAAGTACGCGAAGAATACCTCGGCGACTTAGACGCGGCGGCGTCGAGCCCATCGCAACGCGCCCAAAATCTGTCGCGAGAGATACCGCCGGCGGCCACGAGTGACTCGGGACACCCCACCGTGCCGCGTCCCCACTTTCGCAATCCAGGTGACCAAGTTCGCAAACCAACCCGTTCGGTTACCGACGTTTAG
- the lepB gene encoding signal peptidase I, protein MNRKNKKDQSAGTESGPEIDRRDPAEIRAERFRMSGQRETVEAFVVAFILALLFRAFLAEAFVIPTGSMAPTLMGAHKDLVCDRCGNSFQVGASLERRGPTTDEVVVAGICPNCRHVNSMDLAGTSDHETFNGDRILVSKFAYTISEPERWDVIVFKFPGNPKQNYIKRLVGLPNETLTIHHGDVYQRPTGSDARDQMIRKPADKLLAMRQLVHDTSFQSPALIAAKYPSRWQPWNAEATSPPADSWKVDRSEDGLTATLDQDAAARVHWLRYYHRWPDQPQWDRADKGLSLADVDPYSSRLITDFYAYGSYVTIDADRVYDYAPSSSGSGRLSRLTSLFSGGYSTGQFSPSYKSGAGPEQFGGRASFGSSGLSRDGVHWVGDLILEADVETSADSKEVVLELVEAGVPYRCSIDLSTGVATLSIGEDETRTFDLHGDETNLHPSAPTSVRAGSRHRVRMSNCDDQILLWVDDELVEFDAPTTFDVRSYLSDAENHPKYVNAGNPLDAAPAGVGVRGGTSSIRHLRIDRDKYYIATKAPDAGMFDYDVEAFSGVTGGLSSHFGAHQLKRLMGELQDVMAQPELWSDFTGWQARRSVSFELEQDQFFPMGDNSPESLDARAWAGTKLRPGMTKEADAWARADYVPRDLLVGKALLVFWPHSWNSPVPFTPNFRRMKLIR, encoded by the coding sequence ATGAATCGAAAAAACAAGAAAGACCAGTCTGCGGGAACCGAATCGGGGCCTGAAATCGATCGCCGTGACCCCGCCGAAATCCGTGCCGAGCGATTTCGTATGTCGGGCCAACGGGAGACGGTCGAGGCCTTTGTGGTGGCCTTCATTCTGGCTTTATTGTTTCGCGCCTTTTTAGCCGAAGCGTTTGTGATCCCCACGGGATCGATGGCGCCCACGTTGATGGGAGCTCATAAAGACCTCGTCTGTGACCGTTGTGGGAACTCGTTCCAAGTGGGCGCTAGTTTGGAGCGTCGTGGTCCGACGACCGACGAAGTCGTGGTTGCCGGGATTTGTCCGAATTGCCGCCACGTGAATTCCATGGACTTGGCCGGAACCTCCGATCATGAAACCTTCAACGGCGACCGTATCTTGGTGAGTAAGTTCGCCTACACGATCAGCGAGCCGGAGCGGTGGGATGTGATCGTTTTCAAATTTCCAGGGAACCCCAAACAGAATTACATCAAACGTTTGGTCGGGTTACCGAACGAGACATTGACGATTCACCACGGCGATGTCTATCAACGTCCCACCGGCAGCGACGCTCGCGATCAAATGATCCGCAAACCGGCGGACAAATTGTTAGCGATGCGTCAGCTTGTCCACGACACCTCGTTTCAATCGCCGGCGTTGATTGCGGCTAAGTATCCAAGTCGCTGGCAACCGTGGAACGCGGAGGCTACGTCGCCCCCGGCCGATTCGTGGAAAGTCGATCGCTCCGAAGACGGATTGACTGCCACGCTTGATCAAGATGCCGCGGCGCGGGTGCATTGGTTGCGTTACTACCATCGTTGGCCTGATCAACCGCAGTGGGATCGCGCCGACAAAGGCTTGTCGCTGGCCGATGTGGATCCTTATTCAAGCCGTTTGATTACTGACTTCTATGCCTACGGTTCTTATGTCACCATCGATGCAGACCGGGTTTACGATTACGCGCCTTCGTCAAGCGGCTCCGGCCGGCTTTCACGATTGACGAGTCTGTTTAGTGGTGGATACTCCACCGGCCAATTCAGCCCTTCCTACAAATCCGGAGCCGGACCTGAGCAATTTGGTGGCCGAGCTAGTTTTGGGTCCAGCGGATTGTCGCGTGATGGAGTGCATTGGGTGGGCGATCTGATCCTCGAAGCCGATGTGGAAACGTCAGCGGACAGCAAGGAAGTGGTGTTGGAGTTGGTCGAGGCAGGCGTTCCCTATCGCTGCTCGATTGATTTAAGCACGGGGGTGGCGACGTTGAGCATTGGCGAGGACGAGACGCGAACGTTCGACCTCCATGGCGACGAAACGAACCTCCATCCATCGGCACCCACCTCGGTGCGTGCCGGTTCACGGCATCGCGTGCGGATGAGCAATTGTGATGACCAAATTTTGTTGTGGGTGGACGATGAACTCGTTGAGTTTGATGCTCCGACGACGTTTGATGTTCGCAGCTACCTTTCCGATGCCGAGAATCATCCGAAATACGTCAATGCCGGCAATCCGCTCGACGCAGCGCCCGCCGGCGTGGGAGTGCGGGGCGGGACGAGCTCGATTCGCCACCTGCGGATCGATCGTGACAAATATTACATCGCCACCAAGGCGCCTGACGCTGGGATGTTCGATTATGACGTGGAAGCGTTCTCAGGGGTTACGGGCGGCTTGAGCTCCCATTTTGGCGCTCATCAGCTCAAGCGTTTGATGGGGGAGCTGCAAGATGTGATGGCGCAACCCGAGTTGTGGTCGGACTTTACAGGTTGGCAGGCCCGCCGCAGCGTGAGCTTTGAATTAGAGCAGGACCAATTTTTTCCGATGGGCGACAACAGCCCGGAGAGTTTGGATGCGCGAGCTTGGGCGGGTACGAAGTTGCGGCCCGGCATGACCAAGGAAGCCGACGCGTGGGCGCGAGCCGACTACGTTCCTCGCGATTTGTTGGTGGGCAAGGCGTTGTTGGTATTTTGGCCGCACTCGTGGAACTCGCCGGTGCCCTTTACCCCCAACTTTCGCCGCATGAAATTGATTCGTTAG
- a CDS encoding tetratricopeptide repeat protein encodes MTCSYLSEIRMRFRVNPTSFRPHIGTVLVSVASLLGSPQLSMGGSGDEHAERTGAATPPSEVAELIDQLGSESYATRIRARDSLAHLGLQAFDELHIAQYHPDSEIAMTARHLVSSLLVSWSQPSDSDEVREILHEYGARNIDERRSRIERLVELPEHAGLRALIRLTRFETSLDLSRVAALAVMQQEAANDAKTRKQHAEQIRTGLSECQRAAATWLFAYADDLENESYDAERWSQLIAKQRSQLDTASALQTTRDSVLELVRVCVRHAWLSDKVPDALALAKANLDLIPPTTRDLTQACGWAIENGLHPIVLELRDLHRQMFETQPMLLYSAAEALKANGDVQQASQLADQAILIRPLPRDKSAREKLSPNELEETAQAHREIAQELQNRGLFEWSEREFRAIIDHLEIDSSPSVVARDRLALMLSELQRHQEVVDLLTPLIDRIESDDQLKNRLNLQRFSYEEMRSHIQWHLGLLKIQQGDPESAKPMLEKAYQLKPDNIDILISMYQLEQDDPAWTAKVDALLEQSIRRTMQEITSIEVMMKQKARFQPSGFELAKALNQHAWLVSNTKGNYEQALRYSIRSLELKPNDSALLDTCARCYFATGDFKNAVATQRRAIRLTPHSPPMIRQLEAFEAKLRSTQ; translated from the coding sequence GTGACCTGCTCTTATCTTTCGGAGATCCGGATGCGATTCCGCGTGAACCCCACCTCCTTTCGCCCCCACATCGGCACCGTTTTGGTATCGGTGGCGTCGCTTCTCGGGTCGCCTCAGCTCAGTATGGGCGGTTCGGGAGACGAGCACGCCGAGCGTACCGGCGCGGCGACGCCCCCGTCGGAGGTCGCCGAATTGATCGACCAACTCGGCAGCGAAAGCTACGCGACCCGAATCCGTGCCCGCGATTCGCTCGCCCATTTGGGACTTCAGGCTTTCGACGAACTGCACATCGCCCAGTATCACCCCGACAGCGAAATCGCGATGACCGCCCGCCATCTGGTCAGCAGTCTGTTGGTCAGTTGGTCCCAACCGAGCGATTCCGACGAAGTCCGCGAGATCTTGCACGAATACGGGGCGCGCAACATCGACGAACGACGAAGCCGGATCGAGCGTCTCGTCGAACTACCCGAGCACGCCGGGTTGCGTGCCCTGATCCGTCTAACTCGCTTCGAAACATCGCTCGACCTTAGTCGCGTCGCGGCCTTGGCAGTGATGCAGCAAGAAGCTGCGAATGACGCGAAGACCCGAAAACAACATGCCGAGCAAATTCGCACCGGACTCAGCGAATGCCAGCGCGCCGCCGCAACGTGGTTGTTCGCCTACGCGGACGATCTAGAAAACGAAAGCTACGACGCCGAACGTTGGAGCCAATTGATCGCCAAGCAACGCAGCCAACTCGATACCGCTTCGGCACTTCAAACCACGCGTGACTCGGTCCTAGAATTGGTGCGTGTTTGCGTCCGCCACGCTTGGCTAAGCGACAAGGTCCCAGACGCCCTTGCCCTTGCTAAAGCCAACTTGGATCTCATCCCCCCCACCACACGCGATCTGACGCAAGCGTGCGGTTGGGCGATTGAAAACGGCTTGCATCCGATTGTGCTCGAACTGCGAGACCTGCATCGCCAAATGTTCGAGACCCAGCCGATGCTGTTGTATTCCGCCGCCGAAGCACTCAAAGCCAACGGTGATGTCCAACAAGCCAGCCAGCTCGCCGATCAAGCCATCCTGATCCGCCCCCTGCCACGCGACAAATCCGCACGTGAGAAGCTCTCTCCCAACGAGCTCGAAGAAACCGCTCAAGCCCATCGCGAGATCGCACAAGAATTACAAAACCGGGGATTGTTCGAGTGGTCCGAACGCGAATTCCGAGCGATCATTGACCATCTTGAAATAGACTCATCCCCTTCGGTGGTTGCACGTGACCGACTTGCCCTGATGCTTAGTGAGTTACAGCGACACCAGGAGGTGGTGGATCTATTGACGCCGTTGATCGATCGAATTGAGAGTGACGATCAATTGAAAAACCGCTTGAACTTGCAGCGATTCTCCTATGAAGAAATGCGCAGCCACATTCAATGGCACTTAGGGCTGCTAAAAATCCAACAAGGGGATCCCGAGTCCGCCAAGCCGATGCTCGAAAAGGCGTACCAACTTAAACCTGACAATATTGACATCCTGATCTCGATGTATCAGCTCGAGCAGGACGATCCGGCTTGGACCGCAAAGGTCGATGCGTTGCTCGAACAAAGTATCCGACGCACGATGCAAGAAATCACTAGCATCGAAGTGATGATGAAACAAAAGGCACGATTTCAACCGAGTGGCTTCGAACTTGCCAAAGCTCTGAACCAACACGCGTGGTTGGTTAGCAACACGAAGGGAAACTACGAACAAGCGCTGCGTTACAGCATCCGCTCGCTCGAACTGAAGCCGAATGATTCAGCCTTACTCGATACATGTGCTCGCTGCTATTTCGCCACGGGAGATTTCAAAAACGCCGTCGCGACTCAGCGACGAGCGATCCGGTTGACGCCACACTCCCCTCCGATGATTCGACAACTCGAAGCATTCGAAGCCAAGCTACGTTCCACGCAATAG
- a CDS encoding SulP family inorganic anion transporter → MSNSKQLQPDSRSSLFSLNTLPKDFLAGIVVFLVALPLCLGIALASDAPPFAGVLAGIIGGIVVGSLSGSHTSVSGPAAGLTAIVAAQIALLGSFEAFLLAVVVGGVLQIGLGIARAGALSAFFPSSVIKGLLAAIGVILILKQIPHIVGHDNDPTGDMAFSQMDNENTFTELLSTLAGDIHLGALVVGLLSIAILVLWEKVKTLKRSVVPGPLVVVLVGVALSVYLRTLGGGWEITSTHLVQFPVAESTSAFFSFFTTPDFSQWTNPAIYIAGATIAIVASLETLLNLEAVDKIDPERRDSPPSRELVAQGIGNLVAGLIGGLPMTSVIVRSSVNVDAGGKTKLSAIFHAVLLLLCAALFPLYLNMIPLSALAAILLVTGFKLANYTLFSQMWKEGKYQFAPFIITLVSIVLTDLLIGILIGLGVSVLFILNSNLRRPIRRIVETHLDGDIVHVELANQVSFLNRAALDKLFGEAPQGTHLLIDATESDYIDPDILSLIRDYKVNKAPVRGVTVSLKGFRDKYQLQDEIQFADYSTRELQDRVTPDQVLEILREGNRRFASGNRLTRDFGRQVNATASGQTPLAVVLSCIDSRVPAELVLDVGLGDIFSVRVAGNVIGTKSLGSIEYGVAVAGVKLVVVMGHTHCGAVTAAVNLLGTNQDVGEATGCAHLQAIINEIEPSVDRDEFRTASAQGDTQVQAVIDHVTVLNVTQTVQKIKNRSEVIRAAVDAGQVRVVGAIYDIASGKINFLQDQDDPFNDPAAQTPQRV, encoded by the coding sequence ATGTCCAATTCAAAACAACTCCAGCCCGATAGCCGCAGTTCCCTCTTTTCCTTGAACACCCTTCCGAAAGATTTTCTGGCAGGGATTGTCGTCTTTCTTGTCGCATTGCCACTCTGCCTCGGCATCGCCCTGGCCTCCGACGCCCCTCCGTTCGCAGGGGTCCTAGCAGGCATCATCGGCGGCATTGTGGTGGGGTCGCTTAGTGGATCGCACACCAGCGTCAGTGGTCCGGCGGCAGGATTGACCGCGATCGTAGCGGCACAGATTGCCCTGCTTGGCTCCTTCGAAGCATTTCTGCTCGCCGTCGTCGTCGGCGGCGTGCTGCAAATCGGTTTGGGGATCGCCCGTGCCGGTGCACTCTCCGCATTTTTTCCATCGAGCGTGATCAAAGGCCTGTTGGCCGCGATCGGTGTGATCCTCATTTTGAAGCAAATTCCCCACATCGTTGGCCATGACAATGACCCGACCGGCGACATGGCGTTTTCCCAAATGGACAACGAAAACACCTTTACCGAACTCCTCTCCACGCTCGCTGGCGACATTCATCTCGGCGCCTTGGTCGTCGGACTCCTTTCGATTGCCATCCTTGTCCTCTGGGAGAAAGTCAAAACGCTCAAACGCTCCGTTGTGCCTGGCCCCTTAGTGGTTGTCTTGGTTGGCGTCGCCCTAAGTGTCTACCTTCGCACCCTGGGCGGCGGATGGGAAATCACTTCCACTCACTTGGTTCAATTTCCTGTCGCCGAATCGACCTCGGCGTTTTTCTCATTTTTCACAACCCCCGACTTTTCTCAATGGACCAATCCAGCGATCTATATCGCCGGAGCCACAATCGCAATCGTGGCGTCACTCGAAACGTTACTGAACCTTGAAGCCGTCGACAAAATCGATCCCGAACGCCGCGACTCGCCTCCTAGCCGCGAACTCGTCGCTCAAGGAATTGGCAATCTCGTCGCGGGGCTCATCGGCGGGCTCCCCATGACCTCGGTGATCGTCCGCAGCAGTGTCAATGTCGATGCCGGTGGCAAGACGAAACTGTCCGCCATTTTTCACGCTGTGCTGTTGCTGTTGTGTGCAGCGTTGTTCCCGCTTTACCTAAACATGATCCCGCTCTCGGCGCTTGCGGCGATCCTGCTTGTCACCGGATTCAAACTGGCCAACTACACTCTGTTTTCACAGATGTGGAAGGAAGGCAAGTACCAATTCGCTCCCTTCATCATCACCCTCGTCTCGATCGTGTTGACCGACTTGCTGATTGGAATTTTGATCGGACTCGGCGTCAGCGTGTTGTTTATTTTGAACAGCAATTTACGTCGCCCGATCCGACGTATTGTCGAAACCCATCTGGATGGCGATATCGTTCACGTAGAACTGGCCAACCAAGTTAGCTTTCTGAATCGTGCCGCGCTGGACAAACTGTTTGGCGAGGCCCCGCAAGGCACCCATCTGTTGATCGACGCCACCGAATCGGACTATATCGATCCCGATATCCTAAGCCTGATTCGCGATTACAAAGTAAACAAGGCTCCCGTGCGTGGCGTCACCGTCAGTCTCAAAGGGTTTCGCGACAAATACCAACTGCAAGACGAAATCCAATTCGCTGACTATTCGACTCGTGAATTGCAAGACCGAGTGACTCCGGACCAGGTGCTGGAGATTTTGCGTGAAGGCAATCGACGATTTGCTTCGGGCAATCGGCTTACCCGCGACTTTGGACGCCAAGTCAATGCAACGGCGAGTGGACAAACTCCTTTAGCGGTCGTGCTCAGCTGTATCGATTCGCGTGTCCCTGCCGAACTGGTGCTGGACGTCGGACTGGGCGATATTTTCAGCGTCCGCGTCGCGGGAAATGTGATTGGCACCAAATCGCTCGGCAGCATCGAATACGGCGTCGCCGTCGCAGGCGTCAAGCTTGTCGTCGTGATGGGACACACGCATTGTGGCGCGGTCACCGCCGCGGTGAATTTGCTGGGCACGAACCAGGACGTCGGAGAGGCGACCGGATGTGCACATTTGCAGGCAATCATTAACGAGATCGAACCCTCGGTCGATCGTGACGAATTCCGCACCGCATCTGCCCAAGGCGATACGCAAGTCCAAGCGGTGATCGATCACGTGACGGTGTTGAACGTGACCCAAACCGTGCAAAAAATTAAAAATCGAAGCGAGGTCATTCGGGCCGCTGTCGATGCCGGGCAAGTGAGGGTGGTGGGGGCGATCTACGACATTGCCAGCGGCAAGATCAACTTCTTGCAAGACCAAGACGACCCATTTAACGATCCGGCAGCTCAGACTCCGCAACGCGTTTGA
- the lpxD gene encoding UDP-3-O-(3-hydroxymyristoyl)glucosamine N-acyltransferase, producing the protein MKKRLSSLATLVDGELIGGDGDLVCEGAFPLGEKTVGHVTMLDDLRRVSELNESQAIAVVCSERLESTSMAQIVVADPRQAFTKIVACFRPPVSLDLPSWGIDPSATLAESARIHPSAIIGAGVKIGERSRIMPGVVVLPHCQIGDDCIVHANVTLYEHTQIADRVTIHAGTIIGANGFGYRQVAGRHVPTAQLGNVQIDSDVEIGASVTIDRGTYGTTLIGEGTKIDNQVMIAHNCKIGRHNLICSQVGIAGSCTTGDYVILAGQVGLKDHISLGDQTIVGAQAGVMDDCEGHQVYLGSPATPQREQMQIMAVERRLPEMRRELKNLRRDIDRLIQQSQQTGYATMPSEPISIESCSKRAA; encoded by the coding sequence ATGAAAAAACGACTTAGCAGCTTGGCCACCCTGGTCGATGGAGAGCTCATTGGCGGTGATGGTGATCTCGTTTGCGAGGGTGCATTTCCGTTGGGCGAAAAAACGGTTGGGCATGTCACGATGCTTGACGATCTTCGCCGCGTCTCGGAACTGAACGAATCCCAAGCCATCGCGGTCGTTTGCTCCGAGCGACTTGAATCGACCTCGATGGCTCAGATTGTTGTCGCGGACCCACGCCAAGCGTTCACAAAAATTGTCGCCTGTTTCCGCCCTCCGGTCTCACTCGATCTGCCGAGTTGGGGCATCGATCCATCAGCAACCCTCGCGGAATCGGCGCGCATCCATCCGTCGGCGATCATCGGTGCGGGGGTCAAGATTGGCGAGCGCAGCCGAATCATGCCGGGTGTGGTCGTGCTGCCCCATTGCCAAATTGGCGATGACTGCATCGTCCATGCCAACGTCACCCTCTACGAACACACTCAGATTGCCGATCGCGTTACGATTCATGCCGGAACGATCATTGGCGCCAACGGATTTGGTTATCGCCAAGTAGCCGGTCGACACGTTCCCACCGCCCAACTCGGCAACGTCCAGATTGACTCGGATGTTGAAATTGGGGCTTCCGTTACGATCGATCGTGGAACTTACGGTACCACGCTCATCGGCGAAGGAACCAAGATCGACAACCAAGTCATGATCGCTCACAATTGTAAGATTGGCCGCCACAACTTGATCTGCAGCCAAGTGGGGATTGCGGGAAGTTGCACCACCGGCGATTACGTCATCCTGGCGGGTCAGGTGGGATTGAAAGACCACATTTCCTTGGGCGACCAAACCATTGTAGGAGCTCAAGCGGGAGTCATGGACGATTGCGAGGGCCATCAGGTCTATCTCGGTTCGCCGGCCACGCCTCAACGAGAGCAGATGCAAATCATGGCAGTGGAGCGAAGGCTGCCGGAGATGCGACGCGAACTGAAAAACTTGCGACGTGACATTGACCGTTTGATTCAACAGAGCCAACAAACCGGCTACGCAACGATGCCTAGCGAGCCAATCTCAATCGAATCCTGTTCCAAACGTGCTGCGTAG